The genome window ccattccttcacaGCAGAAAacagacgaggaagaaaacaataagaccaacatgttatctcacacagcaaacacacaaGCTCACACGATTTCCCACTGTCACTTCCCTGCCtgtctgtagtagtagtgatacaaTAACGATACGTAGCAGTGATACAGTAATTATGCATAGCGCACTCTTTCTGGCACTCGGCACTACTTTCCCGCTAAATAATTTGTAAATAGAATgttatgtaggaggaggaggaggaggaggaagaggatgataagacagaggaggaggaggaggaggaggaggaggaggaggaggatgacattaaagagaaaggaagaggagaggaatgtgaaagaggaaaagcaaaggaagaagaaaggaaaaggagagaaaggagaaagaggaaaaggagaggaaggagaaagaggaagaggagtggaaggagaaggaaagaaaggataggaagaaagagaaataggaagaatggaaagaatagaaagaagaagaggagaagaaggggaaagaagaagagaagagatagggaaaggaggaaaagaagaggaaggagaaagagagaaaggataggaaggagaaggaagaggagagaggaaaggaaggaggagaggaaggataaggaggaaaaggagaggagaaagaggaagaggaaaacaaagcaatGTTGATCAAACTCGTACtatttacctcttcttcttagttatgttccttttttcttcttcttcttcctctttttttctctatcctgcCGGTTCGCTTTCTTCTCTCagcctttttgtgtgtgtctcgcccctttcctccccttcacgtcccttcctgtctcttcgtACTTCCGTCCTCTCACGTTAAGGGCCCCCAACTGACTAACACGCCCTAAACACGCACGGCATACTTAAAACACCATTGGCAGCCCCTGAAGAAGGATAATCCACAAAGAAACATGTTTGGCCCCTGACGAAGCATTATATCCccgaaaatacaaataaaacgcCCTTGAGTAAGCATAATTGAGTAAACATGACGTAACGAGCATTCCAGCCCCTGAATAGGCATTGCGTACCTACCAGGAGCATGGAAACCCCTGTGTGAGGCCCCGTAGTAGGAATAATGCCACATGAAGGCCCTGGACGGAGCGTTGCTGCTGCCACGGAACCCCAGAGAGAGCATAGTGGTGAAAGGTGGCCGTCAGGGAGCATTAAACAGAGTGGTACGTTatggcttggtgtgtgtgtgtgtgtgtgtgtgtgtgtgtgtgtgtgtgtgtgtgtgtgtgtgtgtctctctctctctctctctctctctctctctctctctctctctctctctctctctctctctctctctctctctcttccctggaaACAGAAATGCTAAAGTGCTTCctttccctgagagagagagagagagagagagagagagagagagagagagcgtgatgGTTTTCTTGCACGCATACCCCCCAAACACAGTAGAAGTTCAATTACAATCTTGTTTGAATTAAGCGAAGAATTTCCTTCATGAAATACTGAAGGTTGATTAATAATTTTCCCGTTGTATAATGTAACTCCAAGTGatgttctttttccattttcttcaaaccgtactattattattatttttttctttttatcaatgtaTACACTTGTTTGCTTTGTTATGTTTtgtcttcttatatatataaaaaaaataaaataaattcccTGAAATAATACAAAACGAAATTCACTTTAATCCCTGTAAGAAACCCAACTCAGCGTTATAGATTAGCAGATTTGAGCTTAACAATACAGTACATAATAGATCCAACATTTTctataaacagacacacaaatcaCAAAATAACTCTCATGAAGTGAAAGAactacaacacccaccaccctaCATAAAGACTATATTGTAGCCTTAACATTTCCCCATAGACACACAGGCCACACCGCAACAACCCCCATGAAGTGTAAGGTCACGCTACACAAGGATAAGTGTATTACCTGACCATCACAGTGAGTGTATTATGCAGAAGTGAAGTGAGGCGAGCTGCTGGCAGGTGATGTCTTGTAAAGGTTTTTGAGTGTTTGCTGGACAGAGAAATATTACTGTACTTTACTTCAGCGTGCAGGGTAACCTTGTTTCACCACCTCATGATCTAAAAAACGTGGTGACCAATCGATAAGATAAAATTAATTCAATGATGAGTaaattgataaaagataaacactTAAATTGCCCGTACCTTATGATTCCTTCcaaacagtcagtcaatcaatcaaccgGTCAATCgaacagtcaatcagtcattcagtcaaatagtcagccagtcattcaatcaaactgtcagccagccagtcaatcaaatattcagtcagtcagtcgctcAAACTGTCAGTTAGCTAGTCAGTTAATTTCTCCCAAGGGCATTCAGTGAAGATGACAGTAAGGCATTGgtgaaggaaagcaaaagaagtacaaacaacaacagatctTTCAGCTCTTACGAGGTTGCTTCAGATGAGCTGCACTGTTTAAAAAATGTGGAATTATAAAGACGAAGGTTCCTCCCCACCAACCGGTTTTGAAACATGAGTATTATAACGTTTCTGTATTGATATAAAGGCTGCCCATTCCAGGAAACATTGCTTAGAAACTTTGCAAACTGTTGCCTGACCGTTTTCAGAATGTCTCTAAACTATATCCTAAATATTTCCAAATTTGTTTTGAAACTGTTTCCTAAATGTTTACAAAAatcgtttcaatttttttttttcaaaggttttTGTAAACAGTTTCCAAAATGTCTGTAAATTATTTCTTAGCAGTTTTAAACAGTTATCAGTCTATATCCAAATGCTACCAAACTGTTTTCAAACAGTTTGCAACTTTATATCCCCAAACAATGCTTCTTGTGGACAGGCCCTCCACTATACTGCTTCACTGTCCCCGGCAACGTAAATCCAGCATACTGAAGACACAGGAGCACGGACACTCTGCCACTGACTAGTACCGTTGTCTTGATTAGCACCTGCTAGAAATTTATGTTTTCTGACTTTATATTCCCAATGAAACCTTTATTGATATGCAAGTACAGTCGTGATCAGGGTTCGCGTAACGTGTCGCACTGACAtcttttttcatcgtttttcttCAGTGTTGAGTCCTCTGATTTCCTTAGTATCCTTCAGTTTTGTAAGACTCAGTAGATCGGAGGACTTCATATTAAGGAAAGACTTATAACGTAGTGGACGTGTGTGTGACTGCTGCGTTTTTCGTATTCTCTCACTGTTAAATCCTTTGACTTCCGTAAGGTCAATTGACTTTGTAAGAAAATTGTCAACAGATGAAAGGATTTGTTGgaattaaaagagaagaaagtaaacgTAAGAAAGgcgaaaggaaatggaaaacaaacaaaaaaaagtaagatgaagagaaggaggaaaatcaaaTTAAAGATTGTTCCCAAGATGTGGTTATGAAACATTACATTTGAAGGCGTAGGGGCATTCACCACGGAAGATAGTCTAAACAGGACGAAGGGAAAAGTTTGTAACGAAGCAGGAAATGAAGAACCTAACAGCAAAGACATAATATCTGAAGGTAGAGGAACGGCAATCACATCGGGAAAAGTCTAAACAGGACAGAGGGAGAAATTGAAGACGAAgccagaaatgaaaaagaactcAGCACCAAAATACGTATAAGTATAGAACCATGCAACACTCCGGCCACTGCAGACTTAGTTGAAATTGAGGGAGAACTTTAAACACACGAGATGAAAGAGATTACGTTGTGTTACTTAACTATTGACTAAGACTACTGATTATTTAAGGAAAATACTCTGGCATCTTCATTTAAGCTGAATTTTATTTACTCCACTGCCTATGTTCAACTCTATAAAGAAGCAAGATTTTGTTCCAATACGAGGTATATAAAATTCGATGCATTTACTTCATGTCTTCAATATTTCTCCCCCAAACTGAGGGTCGTAAACAAAACTGGGCGGTGACTAAAAAATCacactcatatttttcttcctttatgtagTTTATGCCTTCAGACAAAGAAGAATAATGCAAAAAATGACATCAAAATGCACTTCCGTGTTCTTCTGCTGTGAACTCTGAGTGCTGGAATGGTCCTCTTGCGGCGGCACCGGTTTGCAGAGTGGAAATGTGACTTGAGAAGGttgcagggaaagagagaaaataaaaaaaaaagaaatggtgttTAAGTAGTGTAAGAAGACGGCGAtaaaataagtagtagtagtagtagtagtagtagcagtaatagtagtaatagtaatagtagtatagttgtagttgttgttgtttcggctgctgcggctgctgctgcttttattttgttgttgttgttgttggtggtggtggtggtgtagtagcagtaacaacagaaccagtaatagcaacaatatTATCAGCAACAGCCAAAGTTGTAGCATCAACAGTATCACCAGTAGTAGTTGACGTCATTGAAGCATCAGCACatccagcagcagtagcagcagcaatagcaaccCTTCAACACCAGCCAGGGGACCACACTCCATCAAAGTTCTGAGGGTTCGCATCTTGTGCATTATGAGGAGAGTCAGCGGGGGAATATTCAAACATGTAGCTCTTCAGAAGCGTCACCATCACCTTGACCACTTGCGTGCTGGTGGCGGCCACGTTGTGCTGCTCCAGAGGGTCACCTGGCCAACAGaacagggtgagagagagagagagagagagagagagagagagagagagagagagagagagagagagagttttcttttttataaacttttaaTCTTAGAATGTCAGGCAttggttaaggaggaggaggagcaggagaggaggaggaggagcaggagcaggagcaggagaggaggaggaggaggaggaggaggaggaggaggaggaggaggacagaggcaCGCAACAAATAGTTAATGAACAGTTAACTAAACAGCGTGGAGGAGAAGGACttggaagacgaggaagaaaagggggtaaggaagaggaggaggaggaggagagaagcataAAAATAGTTTgaggagaacgaaagaaaatattccaattttttttttctcctctcttttctattgtGGGACGATACCTAATGTTGTGttctgtttgagagagagagagagagagagagagagagagagagagagagagagagagagagagagaaatacaaagctTGCATTTAGATTTACGTGTgactgtcgtgtgtgtgtgtgtgtgtgtgtgtgtgtgtgtgtgtgtgtgtgtgtgtgtgtgtgtacttactgTTCAGGTTGTAGAGTCGTAATTGGGTGTCGTTCCTTCCACTCATCTCCAGCAGCAGACGACTCACTTCCTCTCCAAAGACATGAGGCTCTGAATAGTCCATCTTATTCCCCTCcgcgctctcctcctcctcctccgccaccacaTCTGGCTGCTGTTCATCTTCAGTGGCAATAGCATTActctctctgtcatttactACTTGGTCCCCGTCAGGAGTTAGGGCAATGGAGTCGGGGTCAGGGATAGGGTGGTCTGCAATGCCCTCTGGCGGTGGCGTCCACTCCCCAGGGCCAGGATTCCCCACCAGGAGTTTATACATCCCCATCCTGAAGGGGTATTAGGCAGGGGTTAAAGCTTTAAGACACTTCTCGTCTAAcatcagatagagagagagagagagagagagagagagagagaacgtgtgcatatgtgtgtgtgtgcgtctctctctctctctctctctctctctctctctgtgtgtttcactgtttgatctgctgcagtgtctgacgagacagccagacgttaccctacggaacgagctcagagctcattatttccgatcttcggataggtctgagaccaggcacacaccacacaccgggacaacaaggtcacaactcctcgatttacatcccgtacctactcactgctaggtgaataggggctacacgtgaaaggagacacacccaaatatctccacccggccggggaatcgaaccccggtcctctggcttgtgaagccagcgctctaaccagtgagctaccgggccgtgtgtgtgtgtgtgtgtgtgtgtgtgtgtgtgtgtgtgtgtgtgtgtgattcaccccggtcgcctgctggtcacccagctagtcttccccattacggagcgagctcagagctcatagaccgatcttcgggtaagactgagaccacatcaacacacaacacacaccgggaaagcgaggccacaacctctcgagttacattaagaggtttgcccatttgcctcgccgcttaccgggactcgaacccggtcctctcgattgtgagtcgagcgtgtgtgtgtgtgtgtgtgtgtgtgtgtgtgtgtgtgtgtgtgtgtgtgtgtgtgtgtgtgtgtgtgtcattctacTACAGTTATCCCAGAGGAGGTTCAATAACGTGACTAGAGCGCCACCTCTTcccttttgttattcattaggTGGGGTGGATGCGAGGCGAGAGCCAAGTGTGTAGATgcataatgaagaaggaaaaattaaggaaaacagaTGCTATCGCTACGCGTCTcttgaaaaagaaagactgaaagaaaagtaatCAAAGAAGTGGATGCAGGCTTGGAACGTTAAAGAAAgtggaacaaagaaaacgaggtcaTCTATGAATAGTGTTGGTTGTTTGTTAATCATGTTTTACCTGATGTGACTTCTCAGACTCAGTGAAATACAATGGAAGTATATTTTTCTGAATGACACCCGTGACAGCACAAGGAGTGATGTATTAATGGAAACCTTTAACCCGCAGAATCCATATCACTTCTTAGAACTTATAAAAACATTTATTTTGTAGTAAGAATTGAAGGGAACTACTGACTTTCTAGCGGAAAATATTAATTTAACTAGGTAATTGTAAGGATCTCACCACACCTAAGATAATTTTTTAAGAACAGAGTTTGCAGACTGTTTGAGAATAGTTTTCAAATATTTGGAAGCAGTTTGCAACTTTTTTAGAAACAGTTTGCAAACATTCTGGAAACGGTTTGCATATATTCTAGACAGTTTTGAAATCTTTTGAGAATATTTTGCAAATGAATAATTTGGAAAGTTTCgaaatatatattagaaatatttAACAAATATTTTGGAAATAGCAATTTTTTGGAAACTGCAAATATTTTGAAAACAGTTTGGAAATATTTTGCGAAAAGTTTTCAAACAGTTAGCAAACAATTCGGGAATGATTTACAATCTTTGTCTCCACAACAGTGTTTCCCATTGAGTTGTCACAGAGCTCAATAAAGTCATGTAATCTTATGCTTCTGTAAGAATATGGAAAATTACCGAGCTCAGAGCATTAAGTCATGGTATATTTAATCTTGCACTGTAAAGTAAAGAAATCACCAGGAGATATCCACAATGTAAAAATGCATCACTTATTAGTATTCACGAGGCTAAGATTTGTGAAGTCACGGGAAGGAAGGTTGAGAAAGAAATGCATTGGAGTCATTGAAAACCTCGAAAACTGCGGCCTAATAACATCTTGCAATTTACCTAATCAAATCCATTCTGGCATTGATCTTGACTGACCTCAAACAATTGTCgcaaaaggaaagaatgtgCGTGGTTTTTAGTACTCAGCTCACACGTTATAGATGAAAACAATCAATAAGGGAAGTTGTATTTTCCGTCTTTCTGCCATATTTGTCTCTGCCTCTGtccttttgtttgtctatctatctgtgtattcgTCTATTATGCTTATTTTGTCCCTAATTATCCAACACTGGCGTTTGTGGATGGAAtacactttttatcttttctcatttattctatCTACTTTCTTCccgccttctttccttcattcttgtccaatttttccttttttcttatttccatatTCCATCGTGATACTTGGATTACAACacgtctatctatatgtctgtctgtgtatgtttctgcctgtctgtctatctgttttctGCCTATGTTTGTCTCATTTGCCTGTCCATATGTCTACTCTATGCCTGTATATCTGTCTGCATATTTATCAAGGTTTATCGGTGTCTTCGTGAGCTACGCgttgttttatctttccttcctctatgtaAATGCAAtgtacatttcttccttcttcctttttcttcctcttgatcctctcttcctcctactgtcCATatatgggaagaagaaagggaggaaggaagggagggaaataatttgcctcccttccttttcccattaCAATTATTGTAATGGAAAAATAGTGGTAAggaatcatctctctctctctctctctctctctctctctctctctctctctctctctctctctctctctctctctctctctctctctctctctctctctctctctctctctctctctctctctctctctctctctctctctctctctctctctctctctctctcacctgacgcCAGCTGCAAAACCTGTGGTGTTGTCGATGTTGTAGACCATAAGAGAGCGTTGAGAGAGTCCTGCTTCTGTTATGGCGCTCCACTGGTCCACGCCATGAATCCCCTCAGGAGGCACGCCCCCAGCCATCTGCACCAGCGTCGGGAACCAGTCAGTGACGTGGATCAGCCTGGTGGATTGTGTTAGTAGTGGGTATGAGAACGGTGGTGCAGATGACGAGGctaaagaggagatggaagattaAGTGAGATAGTAGCAGGTACTTACGCAGGATTGGAGGTGCCTGGGTTAGGGAGGAGGGGGCTGTGTACAAAAGCAGCGCCTCTTGTACCCCCTTCCCATAGAGTAGTTTTGTTACCCCTCAGCGGCCAGTTGTTGCCTGCTTCCAATGTAGGGCCGCCATTCtgttaacaaacaaacacacacacacacacacacacacacacacacacacacacacacacacacacacacacacacacacacacacacacacacacacacacacacacacacacacaatccttcAGTCTCTGTCTTAGTCATATCATCTTCCTTATTGATATTGATGTGTACTTTGGGTGTTCTCTGTTAATTGTGATCttagtcatttttattttatttatttatttttctggcaAGAGGCAATTCAGATTGTTTCGCCTTAAGGTGACACAGTTTCATTCAAGCATTCAGTCTCGGTCTTAAGTCCTTGTGGTCTTAAACTCTGTCACCCGTCAAGTTTTAGAAGGTCGCCAGCTGGTCAGAAGACTAAAGATTGAAAGCAAATGCCATATCGCATGGGAAAGACTGAGAGATGTTAACCTTTGTACTTTGTACTTTGTACGTCATTGGTGGAAAGGATGACACTGGCCTTACAGTAATgagtattaaaaaaataaataaataaataaaataagataaataaataatcatagACGCAGAAATACACATTCATATAAGGTACATACGTCAGTGGTGAAAACAATGACACTGTTGTTATAGTGACCAGTGTTCTTAAGGGCGGTCACCACGCGGCCAATGGCATCGTCCATGGCGCTCACCATACCTGTGTGGGCAGAGCAGGGTCACCAGTGCTGGCAGTGTATAGCCATTGTGGTGGCCTTGTCTCGCCTTCTCGCTCCTGCCTTTATGTCAGTATAGGTatgtttattccttctctcaactcttccttctctttataaatattctctctctctctctctctctctctctctctctctctctctctctctctctctctctctctctctctctctctctctctctctctctctctctctctctctctctctctctctctctctctctctctctctctctctctctctctctctctcagcaatcaTGTTTCTTACATCTACGCTCTCATCCTTCTCAGTAagtcactcactctttcacttgCAAATTAACTAAACTGATTAACAAATCCAACTTCACATTCACGTAGTCATATCCACACATTATTaaacaaactcactcactcaccaagcTTCGTCCTACGGTTTTGATTTTTGATGTAGGAATATTGCCTTATGTATTCAGGAGGGACTTGAAGTGGTGTATGGACACTTTGAAAGGGCAGGTACAGGAACAGAGGCACTTGGGGATCTCTTGCCAGCAGCTCCTCCACTCTAGAGGCAAAGAggccctgcaggaggaggaagagtaggcggaggaagaggtgattattacggaggagtagtaggagtaggtgTTGGAGAAGGAAGTCGTAattgagaaggtggtggtggccttaggtgtgtgtgtgtgtgtgtgtgtgtgtgtgtaagtaagtaagtaagtaagtaagcatGTAATTATTTATCGCTATTTTAACATACTAGTATACGTTGATTTACATTGATTAAAAAAGTAGCAACAGCTTGATGAATGACGAAGGCGAAGGCGAAGCTCCTTGACAagcagatatgagagagagagagagagagagagagagagagagagagagagagttatcatgTTTGGTAATATTGCAAGCAATATTAGAAACTAGACATAATTAATTTACACGTAATTTCTTTCTACGTTTATTTGATTCACCCACTTACTATAGAATAGTGAACACGCATGGCATAGACTCCGAATACTTGACGTGTGTCGGCGAACCTGCCAAAATATTAGGCGGATAGGgtctcaaaacaaagaaaaagac of Portunus trituberculatus isolate SZX2019 chromosome 32, ASM1759143v1, whole genome shotgun sequence contains these proteins:
- the LOC123511851 gene encoding arylsulfatase B-like, which encodes MEVVVVVVCCLLLAKKGAAEDAAAEGGGEGAQPQPHFILIVSDDLGWNDVPWNNKAVKAPHMEALAREGVILEQSYVQPICTPTRSALLTGRYPFTIGRQHDVIRPSQPTGVNLSLTLLPEVMKDLGYSTHAVGKWHLGFCSWDYTPTERGFDTFYGYYTGSEDYFTHKRSWTLRERNKDSTTTTTRKECNDLECDTPIVSGHKTITRSFLDLRNNETPDQHQEGTYSSGLFASRVEELLARDPQVPLFLYLPFQSVHTPLQVPPEYIRQYSYIKNQNRRTKLGMVSAMDDAIGRVVTALKNTGHYNNSVIVFTTDNGGPTLEAGNNWPLRGNKTTLWEGGTRGAAFVHSPLLPNPGTSNPALIHVTDWFPTLVQMAGGVPPEGIHGVDQWSAITEAGLSQRSLMVYNIDNTTGFAAGVRMGMYKLLVGNPGPGEWTPPPEGIADHPIPDPDSIALTPDGDQVVNDRESNAIATEDEQQPDVVAEEEEESAEGNKMDYSEPHVFGEEVSRLLLEMSGRNDTQLRLYNLNSDPLEQHNVAATSTQVVKVMVTLLKSYMFEYSPADSPHNAQDANPQNFDGVWSPGWC